GGTCGTCGTGATTTCGGAAATAGTGAAAGTGTAGTTGGTCGAGAATCCGAATTTTCCTAAAAATTTCACGCCCACCCATTCAAAGCCATAATTCGTGGCAGAACCAAAATTGTTGGGCTGATAAACCGTAATCGTGGAGTTTGGCACAGCCACTAAGCCGTATTCGATGGGATTCTGTATTTTTTTGTAGAAAAATCCCGCCAAGATTTGGTCGTTGCCGCGCCCAAAATATTCGTATCGTAAATCAATGTTATTGGCGGTAGTGTGTTTGAGGTATGGATTGCCTGCTTCAGGGAAATTGTCGGTTACGCCTGCGCCAATGTTGTAAGGCGTAATTTCAAAATAACTTGGGCGGCTCAACGAACTGAAGTACGACAAACGCACATTTTGTTTTTCGTTTAGCACATATTTAAAATGTACGCTGGGCAAAATATCTGTATAAACTTGCTTACCCGTGCGGCCTACTTCGGTTTTGGGCAAACTGGTTTGGTATTCTTGATTGATATTTTCTGCCCTCACTCCCGCCAACACATGCAACTGCTTGAGCGAAAATTGAAGTTTGAAATAGGCGGCGGAAATATCTTCTTTGGCGGTGTAGTTATTAGCTCCCACATAAATCCCCAACGGATTGAAAACCGTATAAGGCTCTGAATTTATGTCGTTTATGTCGGTGGCCAAATTTCCAGAGGCTTTGAGGCGATAATCCAAATAAGAATTTGTGCGGTTTTTGTGGCGATACAAACCACCTACCCAAAACTCCAAATCCTGCAAACGAGACGCTGGCCTGTAACCAATGTTTAGATACGCGGCTTTGTCTTTGTCATCATTTTCTTGCCAAATACGTTCCACGTCCTGATACTTTACGCCTTCCAAACTCATTTTTAGGCTTTGCTCGGCCAAATCAGGAATTTTGTTGGTAGCCGCCGAATACGCCAAAGACCAGTTGAACAAGAAACGACCTGCCTCATGTTCGCCTTGTAAAGTATTGTTATAAATACTTTGTCGCTGAAAACGAGAACGATTAAGAATATCCACATCGGCCAACACGGGACGAACCGACGTGTTTTTGTAGGTGGTGTCTAAGGTGTAACGCGTTTGCAACTCATCTAACATCAAATAAACATTGTATAAACGAAGTGTGTTTTTCTCGTTCAAACGATAATCCATCTTTACGTTTGCACCCATGCGCGTTTGTTGTATGGAATACTCGCGCACCAACAATTCCGTAAATCGAGGGCTGTTGTATGCGTCTATTTTGGTGCGATACAAATAACCGTCCGAACCGCGATAGGTATTTTGGTACGACCCCGCCACCAACAAACCTAATTTTTGATTAAAAAAGCGATTCCCAAAACTTATATTTCCTATCAAGCTCGGCGCAGGTTTTTGATTCTTGAATTTAACCCAAGGAAAATCTTTCATCGTGGCCGAATAGCTGTTGCCGTGCTGCGCGGCTGGCGATTGCATATTGATTTGAGAGTGATCGAAATGCTTGTAAGAGCGATCAAAAAACAATTGGCCATAACCCGTCCCCAAATTAGCCGTCAACGTTTTTTCTTCGGGGGCATCTTTCATCACCATATTGACTACACCGCCAATCGCGTCGGCTTCCATGTCGGGCGTAAGGGCTTTGGTTACTTCTAATCGCTGAAGCAAATCCGACGGAAAAATATCCAAAGGCACGTAACGGTTGTAAGGGTCTGGACTCGGAATCTTAATGCCATTGACTAACGTATAATTATAGCGTTTGTCCATGCCGCGCAATACCGCATAACGACCGTCGCCGTTATTACTTCTCTCCAACGTAACACCCGACACACGTTGCAACACGTTAGCTACCGTAATATCTGGCGAAATCTGAATGGCTTTGGCCGATACGATATTCATTACCTGACTGGCCGACTGCTCCATTTTGCGAGCACTCAAATCGGACTCTTTATTGGTTTTGGCTTCAATCTTTACTTCATTGAGCAAGTTTTCGCGCGGCTGCAACTCAATATTCAATGAGATAAAAGGTTCTTCCCCCACCACTACTTCTTGCTGGTGGGTTTGATACCCGATAAACTGACAAATAAGTTTATACTTTCCCGCACCTACATTCTTGAGCACAAAACTTCCGTCCAAACCCGTAACCGCATTATAAGCGGTATTTTCCAAATAAACGGTTGCTCCAGTCAGCGGTTCGCGGCTTTGCAGTTCCGCTACAAAACCTTTGATAGTAGTGGCGTGTGCTTGCGTAATAGACAGTAGGGACAAGCCCATCAGGCATAGAAAGTAATTGAAATAGTTTTTCATGTCAGAATAAATAATGGTGATTGCTTTCACAAATCTGACACAAGTTTAGAAGGCCGCCGACTGGCTTACAAGCCATTGGCATAAGCAAAAAGGCAACAAAGGCGTTTTTGGCGTTACAAAAAGGCAGCAATAACGAAATCATAAAATTGCCTGCGCAAAACGGTTTTTATCCTAACATTGCGGTTATACTGAGGCTATTTTGCATAACAATTATTTTCAGCATTTTGGAAAAAGAAAAAGCCGCCCGCGTTTCCACTGGCGACTTTAGAAGGACGCAAAGCATCTGCAAACATTCTTTATCCGAGCATTTGGAGCTTAGAAAGTCATCATAAAATTGGTGAGGCTGTCTTTTTGTTGTAGCCTGAGTTTTTTGCGTAAGCGGTGGCGGTTCACCCGAAGACTATCTTGCGAAATTCCCAACGTATTGGCCATGTCTTTAGAGTCCATGTTGAGGCGAATAAGCGAGCAGAGCCGCAAATCTCCTGCCGTTAGGTCTGGATATTCTTGTTGCAGGCGACTAAAAAAGTCGTTGTGCACTTGCTCAAATGCCAACTGAAATTCGTTCCAATCTTTATTGAGCTGAATATTTTTATCTATCATCCCCGAAAGCTGCTGCAATAGCTCGTCTTTTTCGGCTACGGGTTTGCGCAAAGCCACCTGAATTTGCGTAACAATATCGGTCAATATTTCATTTTTTTGTACGATGGTCAGCGTGCGGCCTGTCAGTTCTCTGTTGCGCGTATCTAGTTCATTTTGAAGCGTTTGTTGTTTTAATTGCTTATTTTCTAACTCTATTTTGAGTTGCACTTCATTCAGGTGCGCATTTTCCAGCGCGGTACGCTGCAAAGCGTGTTCGGCTTCAAACAAACGCTGATTTTGCTCCAAAATCTTTCTATTTTTATTGAGTAAAAGCCTTTGCCTGTTCACAATCACGGCGGCCAACAAAAACAATAAACTTCCGCCAACGCCCAATATATACCACCATAACGTACTGATTTTCTTATCTCTTTCCAGCAACGTAATTTCTTTGTCTTTTTCTTGGGTTTGGTAAATGGCTTGCATTTCTGCGATTTGGCGAGCCGTTTCCAAATTATATACTTCTCCGTACATCACATAAGCCGAATCCAAATAAGTATAAGCCTTCGGGGAGTTGCCCAACAAAAAATACGTTTGGGAAATATCGCGATAAACACTGCGCAGCTGGTATCGTTGGTTGAGCTTACGCGCCAGAGCCAAACTCTCAAAGAAAAAAGGAAGAGAAGCCTCGTATTTGCCTTGTTTTTGGAGAATATCGCCCAAATTGTTCAAATCCACAACGGCGTTTACCTGATTGTTGACCTGTCGGTTATAGGCCAAAGCCTGCGCAAAATACTCATAAGCTTTGGGATAATCTTTCAAATCCTCATAAATGCTGCCCATATTGTCCAACACTTTTGCCAAACCCGTTTTATCCTGAATCTGTTCATATATCGTAAAGGCTTTTTGCTGATAATCAATGGCTTCCTTGTATGATTCTTGCTTTTCAAACAAATGGCCTATGTAACTAAGCGTCCCCGCAATTCCTGCTTTATCGTCCAGTTGCCCAAACAAATCCAGTGCTTTTCTGTAATTATCTAACGCTACGGGCAATTTTTTGGCATACTGATACGCCAATCCCAAATGCTGGTAGGTGACGGCTTGGCCTTTCAGGTCTTTTTGCGTTTTGTACAATTGCAGCGCATTCAGATAATTTTCTAAGGCCAAATTAAACGCGCCTTGCTCATACAATACCCTTCCCGAAATAAAATAGCTTGTTGCCAAAGCGTCTGGTTGATGATATTTTTGGGCAATTTTTTGGGCTTGCTTCGCCAATTTAAAGGCAGAGTCTGGAGCAAAACCCAAATAAAAATATGCCAAGTCATTGAGTAAATGGCTTTTCTGGGATTCTTGGGTAGCCGCTACCAATAGTTTATCTATCTTATCTTTTTCGGTAACTGCCCCCAAAGTTTGCGCCCAAACGCATCGTCCCCCACTCCCCAAACTCAACATTAAAAAATAAAAAAGAATAACAGAAGGCTTCATTGCCAGTGATGAAAGATTTTATGTTAGAAAAAAAGAAGACTCATAACCAGTGTATTGGTGCCCAAAACGGCACATATCTTTTTCATCTTAACTGACGATTTGGACGAGCAAATATATAAAATCCATCCATGACGCAACTTTTAAAAGCGTCCAAACCCCTGAATTTGAATAAAATAAACTTCTTAACCGCCTGATAGATTGTATATCCTGAATAGAAACGTAGATTTGCACCCCGAAATCTTTCGGATACAAACACGTCAGCTGCCAGCCCAACAGGCGATTGGTTGCCCCGATTCACTCGACACAAAAAACTATTAAGCACATAAAAATCTCATTTTCAATAAAATGGCAAAACGACAGGCTTTTTCTCCCGTAGAAGAACAAGATAAAAAGAAAGTAACCAAAGAAGGTTTGCGCAAAGCTTTACGCATTTTCAACTTTGTGTGGCCGTACAAATATATGTTTTTGACGGGAATGGTCTTTTTGGGACTTTCCAGCCTTACGGTGATGGTATTCCCATATGTTACAGCTCGCCTCGTGGATTCGGCGGTAGGCGTAAGCATGCAACAAGACCGTAACACATTGGCTTTGAGCATCATTGGCATTTTGGTATTACAAAGTGTTTTTTCGTTTTTGCGCGTATTGCTTTTCTCGCGCGTGAGCGAAAGCAGCTTGCAAGACATTCGTTTGGCTTTGTATAGCAAAATGGTAACACTGCCCGTTCCCTTTATGGAACAACGTCGCGTGGGCGAACTAACCAGCCGCCTGACCACCGACGTAGCCCAGTTGCAAGACGTGTTGTCGCTGACGCTGGCCGAATTTTTCAGACAATTAGTTACGCTCGTAGGCGGTGTATTTTTTATTTTCTTCATTTCTACGCGCCTGACGCTGGTCATGTTGTCCTCGTTTCCGTTCATTGTGATTGGCGCGATTATTTTCGGGAAATACATTCGTACACTTTCCAAAAAGTCGCAAGACCAACTCGCCGAAGCCAACGTAGTAGCCGAAGAAACCTTGCAGGCGATCAATATTGTAAAAGCCTTCACCAACGAAGTTTTTGAAGTGTCGCGCTACCGCAAAACCCTTGACCAAGTGTTACAAAATGCGTTGCGCACGGCCATGTTTCGTGGCGGATTTATTTCGTTTATCATTTTCGCGATTTTTGGCGGTATCGTGTTGGTTATGTGGTACGGTTTGGGACTCGTGCAAGACAACCTCATCACGATTGGCGATTTGGTGGCCTTTGTGATGTACACGGTGTTTATTGGGGCGGCTGTCGGTGGCATGGGCGACATGTACGGCCAACTCCAAAAAACCATTGGCGCATCTGAGCGTATTTTGGAAATTTTGGAAGAAAAATCCGAAATCGACTTGGCCGACAACGTGCCAAATACACGCGTAAACGGTTCGGTTCGTTTTGATAATGTGCGTTTTAGCTATCCATCACGCGCGGACGTACAAATTCTGAAAGGCATTAGTTTTGAAGTGGAAGCAGGTAAAAAAGTGGCGTTAGTCGGACACAGTGGCGCGGGCAAATCAACCATCGTGCAGTTGCTTTCGCGCTATTACGAACTGGAAAGCGGCTTTATTTCGGTGGACGATAAAAATATTAAAGATTATAACATTACAGAATTGCGCCGTAACATTGGTGTAGTGCCACAAGAAGTAATGCTTTTTGGGGGAACAATTCGCGAAAACATTGCTTACGGCTTGCCAGAAGCGACCGAAGCGCAAGTACAAGACGCGGCGCGTAAGGCCAACGCTTGGGATTTTATCTCGGCTTTCCCCGAAGGCTTGGAAACAATTGTAGGCGAACGCGGTATCAAACTTTCGGGTGGCCAACGCCAACGCATCGCCATTGCGCGTGCCATTCTCAAAAATCCTGCGGTATTGGTGCTGGACGAAGCGACCAGTTCATTAGATGCCGAATCCGAAAAACTCGTACAAGCCGCTCTCGATGAGCTAATGAAAAACCGCACGACAATCATTATCGCGCACCGTTTGGCCACGATTCGCCAAGTAGATACGATTTATGTACTCAACGAAGGGCGCATCATTGAACAAGGCACACACGAACAACTTTTGACCAACGACAGCGGCCTTTACGCCAACCTCATCAAGCTGCAGTTCGAGTTGAAAGCCTAAGATTTTATTAAAACAAAAATTTACTTTTTCAAAGATTTATGCAATTCAAATTAGAAGCCCAAGACGCAGGCAGCAAAGCACGTGCAGGGCTTATCACTACCGACCACGGCACAATCGAAACGCCGATTTTTATGCCTGTCGGGACGGCGGCTTCCGTAAAAGCCATTCACCAACGCGAACTAAAAGAAGATATTAAAGCCCAAATCATATTAGGCAATACTTACCATTTGTATTTGCGCCCTGGCTTGTCGGTGCTGGAACAGGCTGGCGGCTTACACAAATTTAATGGTTGGGACCGACCAATCCTGACGGATAGTGGTGGTTATCAAGTATATTCACTTTCGGGTACGCGCAAAATCAAAGAAGAAGGCGTAACTTTCAAATCGCACATCGACGGTTCGAAGCATATTTTTACGCCCGAAGGTGTCATGGACATTCAGCGCACTATCGGCGCGGATATTATGATGGCTTTTGATGAATGTACGCCCTATCCTTGCGACTACGAATATGCCCGCAAGTCTATGGACATGACGCATCGCTGGCTCAAACGTTGCATTTCGCGTTTTGATAGCACCGAACCAAAATATGGTTATTCTCAGACGCTGTTCCCAATCGTACAAGGCAGCACATACAAAGATTTGCGCAAAGCCTCCGCCGAATTTATAGCCGAACAAAACCGCGAAGGCAACGCCATCGGCGGCCTGTCGGTGGGCGAACCTGCCGAAGATATGTACGAAATGACGGAATTGGTGTGCGATATTTTGCCAAAAGACAAACCTCGCTACCTAATGGGTGTGGGTACGCCAGCCAATATTTTGGAAGGAATCGCGTTGGGCGTGGATATGTTCGATTGTGTAATGCCAACGCGCAACGGTCGTAACGGCATGATTTTCACCACACAAGGCATTGTAAATATTCGCAACGAAAAATGGAAAAACGATTTTAGCCCCTTAGACCCAGGACTGGACGGTTACGTTTCCTCGTTTTATACGAAGGCCTACATTCGCCATTTGTTTATTAGCGAGGAGATTTTGGGAATGCAAATTGCCAGCCTTCAAAACCTGTCGTTTTATCTGCATTTGGTGCAACAGGCACGCCAGAAAATCAAAGAAGGAACATTTGCAGCGTGGAAAACACAGACCATCAAACAAGTGATGCAACGCCTTTAATTTCCTTTTTTATATAGCAAAAAAACGTTATAGATTCCAGAAACCTATAACGTTTTTTTTATTGATATACAGCACGTTAGGCAATTTGTGCCAACGATTCATCTACTTTCTGGATAATCAATTGCAAATCTTCGGCGCGTGCGGCGTAGTCGAGTTGATTCACGTCTATAATCAACAAGCGGCTTTCTTTGTACGTGGAAATCCAGTCTTCGTAATGCTTGTTAAGGTTTTTGAGGTATTCCAAACGAATATTGTTTTCGTAGTCGCGGCCACGTTTCTCGATTTGACCCACGAGTTTGGGCAAGTCGGCACGCAAGTAAATCAGCAAGTCGGGCGGCTGAATAAAATTGTGCATGGTATTGAAAATCCCCAGATAATTTTGGTAGTCGCGGGAAGTCATTAGCCCCGAATCATGCAGATTTTTAGCGAAAATATAAGCATCTTCGTAAATAGTTCTGTCCTGAATAATAGGATTTTGGCTGTTGCGAATGTGATGGATTTGCGCAATGCGGCTATTGAGAAAAAAGATTTGCAAATGAAAAGACCAACGATTCATATCTTCATAGAAATCAGACAGATACGGATTGTTATCCACAGCTTCAAAGTGCGCTTCCCAGCCATAATGTTGGGCTAATTTGGAAGCAAGCGTAGTTTTGCCTGCGCCAATATTGCCAGCGATAGCGATGTGCATACGATTTATTTTTGTGATTTTAGAACTTCAGACAAGGCCGATGCGCCCACGAAGTGCACATCAAGTTTTTTGAGGCAACAAATATAATTGGTTATGCGTTGCCATGT
This genomic stretch from Flexibacter flexilis DSM 6793 harbors:
- the tgt gene encoding tRNA guanosine(34) transglycosylase Tgt codes for the protein MQFKLEAQDAGSKARAGLITTDHGTIETPIFMPVGTAASVKAIHQRELKEDIKAQIILGNTYHLYLRPGLSVLEQAGGLHKFNGWDRPILTDSGGYQVYSLSGTRKIKEEGVTFKSHIDGSKHIFTPEGVMDIQRTIGADIMMAFDECTPYPCDYEYARKSMDMTHRWLKRCISRFDSTEPKYGYSQTLFPIVQGSTYKDLRKASAEFIAEQNREGNAIGGLSVGEPAEDMYEMTELVCDILPKDKPRYLMGVGTPANILEGIALGVDMFDCVMPTRNGRNGMIFTTQGIVNIRNEKWKNDFSPLDPGLDGYVSSFYTKAYIRHLFISEEILGMQIASLQNLSFYLHLVQQARQKIKEGTFAAWKTQTIKQVMQRL
- a CDS encoding ABC transporter ATP-binding protein; this translates as MAKRQAFSPVEEQDKKKVTKEGLRKALRIFNFVWPYKYMFLTGMVFLGLSSLTVMVFPYVTARLVDSAVGVSMQQDRNTLALSIIGILVLQSVFSFLRVLLFSRVSESSLQDIRLALYSKMVTLPVPFMEQRRVGELTSRLTTDVAQLQDVLSLTLAEFFRQLVTLVGGVFFIFFISTRLTLVMLSSFPFIVIGAIIFGKYIRTLSKKSQDQLAEANVVAEETLQAINIVKAFTNEVFEVSRYRKTLDQVLQNALRTAMFRGGFISFIIFAIFGGIVLVMWYGLGLVQDNLITIGDLVAFVMYTVFIGAAVGGMGDMYGQLQKTIGASERILEILEEKSEIDLADNVPNTRVNGSVRFDNVRFSYPSRADVQILKGISFEVEAGKKVALVGHSGAGKSTIVQLLSRYYELESGFISVDDKNIKDYNITELRRNIGVVPQEVMLFGGTIRENIAYGLPEATEAQVQDAARKANAWDFISAFPEGLETIVGERGIKLSGGQRQRIAIARAILKNPAVLVLDEATSSLDAESEKLVQAALDELMKNRTTIIIAHRLATIRQVDTIYVLNEGRIIEQGTHEQLLTNDSGLYANLIKLQFELKA
- a CDS encoding tetratricopeptide repeat protein; translation: MKPSVILFYFLMLSLGSGGRCVWAQTLGAVTEKDKIDKLLVAATQESQKSHLLNDLAYFYLGFAPDSAFKLAKQAQKIAQKYHQPDALATSYFISGRVLYEQGAFNLALENYLNALQLYKTQKDLKGQAVTYQHLGLAYQYAKKLPVALDNYRKALDLFGQLDDKAGIAGTLSYIGHLFEKQESYKEAIDYQQKAFTIYEQIQDKTGLAKVLDNMGSIYEDLKDYPKAYEYFAQALAYNRQVNNQVNAVVDLNNLGDILQKQGKYEASLPFFFESLALARKLNQRYQLRSVYRDISQTYFLLGNSPKAYTYLDSAYVMYGEVYNLETARQIAEMQAIYQTQEKDKEITLLERDKKISTLWWYILGVGGSLLFLLAAVIVNRQRLLLNKNRKILEQNQRLFEAEHALQRTALENAHLNEVQLKIELENKQLKQQTLQNELDTRNRELTGRTLTIVQKNEILTDIVTQIQVALRKPVAEKDELLQQLSGMIDKNIQLNKDWNEFQLAFEQVHNDFFSRLQQEYPDLTAGDLRLCSLIRLNMDSKDMANTLGISQDSLRVNRHRLRKKLRLQQKDSLTNFMMTF
- a CDS encoding deoxynucleoside kinase, which gives rise to MHIAIAGNIGAGKTTLASKLAQHYGWEAHFEAVDNNPYLSDFYEDMNRWSFHLQIFFLNSRIAQIHHIRNSQNPIIQDRTIYEDAYIFAKNLHDSGLMTSRDYQNYLGIFNTMHNFIQPPDLLIYLRADLPKLVGQIEKRGRDYENNIRLEYLKNLNKHYEDWISTYKESRLLIIDVNQLDYAARAEDLQLIIQKVDESLAQIA
- a CDS encoding TonB-dependent receptor, with amino-acid sequence MKAITIIYSDMKNYFNYFLCLMGLSLLSITQAHATTIKGFVAELQSREPLTGATVYLENTAYNAVTGLDGSFVLKNVGAGKYKLICQFIGYQTHQQEVVVGEEPFISLNIELQPRENLLNEVKIEAKTNKESDLSARKMEQSASQVMNIVSAKAIQISPDITVANVLQRVSGVTLERSNNGDGRYAVLRGMDKRYNYTLVNGIKIPSPDPYNRYVPLDIFPSDLLQRLEVTKALTPDMEADAIGGVVNMVMKDAPEEKTLTANLGTGYGQLFFDRSYKHFDHSQINMQSPAAQHGNSYSATMKDFPWVKFKNQKPAPSLIGNISFGNRFFNQKLGLLVAGSYQNTYRGSDGYLYRTKIDAYNSPRFTELLVREYSIQQTRMGANVKMDYRLNEKNTLRLYNVYLMLDELQTRYTLDTTYKNTSVRPVLADVDILNRSRFQRQSIYNNTLQGEHEAGRFLFNWSLAYSAATNKIPDLAEQSLKMSLEGVKYQDVERIWQENDDKDKAAYLNIGYRPASRLQDLEFWVGGLYRHKNRTNSYLDYRLKASGNLATDINDINSEPYTVFNPLGIYVGANNYTAKEDISAAYFKLQFSLKQLHVLAGVRAENINQEYQTSLPKTEVGRTGKQVYTDILPSVHFKYVLNEKQNVRLSYFSSLSRPSYFEITPYNIGAGVTDNFPEAGNPYLKHTTANNIDLRYEYFGRGNDQILAGFFYKKIQNPIEYGLVAVPNSTITVYQPNNFGSATNYGFEWVGVKFLGKFGFSTNYTFTISEITTTKLRNMVIQGGITSEKVKQTRPLQGQSKHVANVSVFYKDVKQGIDVQLAWVFTGKRIIQVDQFVGLDYWQRDQSTLDLSVEKRIFKKFTVYTKIQNILNSPYQVDIRAAYPYTAATDYHYPYQDSNSRINVIQNKYGAYYLLGLRYKL